From the genome of Ignavibacteriales bacterium, one region includes:
- a CDS encoding nucleotidyltransferase family protein codes for MKALILAAGLGTRLQPLTDKIPKALVEINGITLLEITIKRLITAGFKRIIINVHHFADQIINFIEEKNKFGIEIEISDERELLLDTGGGLKEASWFFGNGKPFLIHNVDILTDIDLSDLYNDHLSSNSIVTLAVQKRKSSRYFLFDEEKYLCGWENVKTNERKMSRESNGELTQLAFSGIHIADPSMFKLMPSEKVFSIVDFYLSIASQNRISYFDHSNSLFIDLGKKENLEEAEKKLS; via the coding sequence ATGAAAGCATTAATACTAGCTGCCGGACTCGGTACTCGTTTACAACCGTTAACCGACAAAATTCCAAAAGCTCTTGTTGAAATAAACGGGATTACCCTTCTCGAAATTACAATTAAACGGTTAATTACAGCCGGGTTTAAAAGAATAATAATTAACGTTCATCATTTTGCAGATCAGATAATAAATTTTATTGAAGAGAAAAATAAATTCGGCATCGAGATTGAGATCTCAGACGAACGGGAATTACTTCTTGATACAGGCGGCGGTTTGAAAGAAGCAAGCTGGTTTTTCGGTAATGGAAAACCATTTCTCATTCATAACGTTGATATTCTTACAGATATTGATTTGAGCGATCTATATAATGACCATCTTAGTTCTAATTCAATTGTAACTCTTGCCGTTCAAAAAAGAAAATCATCCCGTTATTTTCTGTTTGATGAAGAAAAATATTTATGCGGCTGGGAAAATGTTAAGACAAATGAACGCAAAATGTCCCGGGAGTCGAATGGAGAACTAACTCAACTTGCTTTCAGCGGTATTCATATAGCCGATCCGTCTATGTTCAAACTTATGCCGTCGGAAAAAGTTTTTTCTATTGTCGATTTCTACTTATCAATCGCATCTCAAAATCGAATCTCTTATTTTGATCATAGCAATTCCCTTTTCATAGACTTAGGTAAAAAAGAAAATTTAGAAGAAGCGGAAAAAAAATTATCATAA
- a CDS encoding DinB family protein, producing MTRQERILSYSKGYDKLIASLDEFPKEMWQYKHAPDKWSIHEILIHMADSEANSFSRARKIICESGSTIMVYDQDKWASETDYHKQSTEDALELFKWLRKMTYNIIKDLPEESWQNYIQHPERGKMTLDEWLIVYEEHVQVHINQMKRNFKEWNKSNN from the coding sequence ATGACCCGACAGGAAAGAATATTATCCTATTCGAAAGGATATGATAAATTGATAGCATCGCTTGATGAATTTCCAAAGGAGATGTGGCAATATAAACATGCACCAGATAAATGGAGCATACACGAAATACTAATTCACATGGCGGATAGTGAAGCCAATAGTTTTTCCCGGGCACGCAAAATAATTTGTGAGAGCGGTTCAACAATTATGGTGTATGATCAGGACAAATGGGCAAGTGAAACCGATTATCACAAACAAAGTACTGAAGATGCTTTAGAACTTTTTAAGTGGCTTCGAAAAATGACATATAACATTATCAAAGATCTCCCGGAAGAATCATGGCAGAATTACATCCAGCATCCGGAGAGAGGAAAAATGACATTAGATGAATGGCTGATTGTATATGAAGAGCACGTGCAAGTTCATATAAATCAAATGAAGAGAAATTTTAAAGAATGGAATAAATCGAATAATTAA
- a CDS encoding CocE/NonD family hydrolase: protein MKKFFIAVLLLLSSLNFAQGIEWIKENYIKKDYHIEMRDGVKLFTSVYSPKDTSKVYPILIVRTPYTVAPYGEDKYPQNLGPNDTFAKEGYIFVFQDVRGQFLSEGKYDNMRAYIPNKKSNKDFDETTDTYDTIDWLVKNLKHNNGNVGIWGISYPGFYAAMSLINSHPALKAVSPQAPISDWFIGDDMHHNGALTLSMSFNFFKGFDQQRDSLTTQWKPGPKYDSPDMYNFFLKLGPLSNANKKYFEGKLPFWNAMIQHGNYDSFWQSRNNLPYFTNVKPAVLLVGGWYDSEDLYGPLHIYSSIEEKNRNNKTHLVMGPWSHGGWARSDGSVFGDFTFGENTSDSYNKNILTPFFDYYLKGIGSLNLPEVVTFRTGSNVWVHYDEWPPMNVEKSTLYMAPDKKLSWDKPTKKNNSFDEYLSDPAKPVPYTSKFYDSQQMYNRTYMAEDQRFASSRPDVLVYETGSLDKDVTVCGPILANLFVSTSGTDADWVVKVIDVYPGGEKNPEKNPNGIELGGYERLIRFEMFRGKFRNSYEKPEPFVPNKVTEVKINLNDIDHTFLKGHKIMVQVQSSFFPFFDRNPQKFVDIYNAKESDFQKAFNRVYFSENYPSCIKFNVLK from the coding sequence ATGAAAAAATTTTTTATTGCGGTTTTGCTTCTTCTGTCATCACTAAATTTTGCGCAGGGTATAGAATGGATTAAAGAGAATTACATAAAAAAAGATTACCACATAGAGATGAGGGATGGAGTTAAACTATTCACTTCTGTTTACTCGCCGAAAGACACTTCAAAAGTATATCCTATTCTTATTGTACGCACGCCTTATACCGTTGCACCTTATGGCGAAGATAAATATCCGCAGAATCTCGGTCCCAACGATACTTTTGCAAAAGAGGGATACATTTTTGTTTTTCAGGATGTGCGCGGACAATTTTTAAGCGAAGGTAAGTACGATAATATGCGGGCTTACATTCCAAATAAAAAAAGTAATAAAGATTTTGATGAAACAACCGATACCTATGATACAATTGATTGGCTTGTCAAAAATTTAAAACACAACAATGGTAATGTTGGTATCTGGGGAATTTCTTATCCCGGGTTTTATGCGGCAATGTCGTTGATTAATTCTCACCCGGCATTAAAGGCTGTTTCTCCTCAAGCTCCAATTTCCGATTGGTTTATTGGCGATGATATGCATCATAACGGCGCATTGACACTTTCAATGTCTTTCAACTTTTTTAAGGGATTTGATCAGCAGCGCGATTCGTTGACAACACAATGGAAACCGGGACCAAAATATGATTCACCCGATATGTATAATTTTTTTCTAAAGCTCGGTCCTTTATCAAACGCCAACAAAAAATATTTTGAGGGGAAACTTCCCTTCTGGAATGCGATGATCCAGCATGGTAATTATGATTCGTTCTGGCAGTCAAGAAATAATCTTCCTTACTTCACAAATGTTAAACCTGCGGTTTTGCTTGTCGGCGGCTGGTACGACTCAGAAGATCTTTATGGTCCACTTCATATCTATTCATCAATCGAAGAAAAAAATCGTAACAACAAAACTCATCTTGTGATGGGTCCTTGGAGTCACGGCGGCTGGGCTCGAAGTGACGGATCGGTATTCGGAGATTTTACATTCGGAGAAAATACAAGCGATTCTTATAACAAAAATATATTGACTCCTTTTTTCGATTATTACTTAAAAGGTATCGGCTCCCTGAATTTACCGGAAGTTGTAACTTTCAGAACAGGTTCAAATGTTTGGGTACATTATGATGAATGGCCTCCTATGAATGTTGAGAAAAGTACTTTATATATGGCTCCGGATAAAAAATTGAGCTGGGACAAACCAACGAAGAAGAATAATTCATTTGACGAATATTTAAGTGATCCAGCCAAGCCTGTTCCTTATACATCTAAATTTTATGATTCTCAGCAAATGTATAATAGAACTTACATGGCTGAAGATCAGAGATTCGCTTCATCTCGTCCGGATGTTCTAGTTTATGAAACCGGTTCGCTTGATAAAGATGTCACCGTATGTGGTCCAATTTTGGCAAATCTTTTTGTTTCCACCAGCGGCACCGATGCAGATTGGGTAGTAAAAGTTATTGATGTTTATCCGGGTGGCGAAAAAAATCCGGAAAAGAATCCAAATGGAATTGAGCTTGGAGGTTATGAAAGATTAATCCGCTTCGAAATGTTCCGCGGTAAATTCCGCAATAGTTACGAAAAGCCTGAACCTTTTGTCCCGAATAAAGTAACCGAAGTAAAAATAAATTTGAACGATATAGATCACACTTTTTTAAAAGGTCACAAAATTATGGTTCAGGTGCAGAGCAGCTTTTTCCCTTTCTTCGACCGCAATCCTCAAAAATTTGTTGATATCTATAATGCCAAGGAAAGCGATTTTCAGAAAGCATTTAACCGGGTTTATTTTTCTGAGAACTATCCTTCATGCATAAAATTTAATGTTCTCAAATAA
- a CDS encoding outer membrane beta-barrel protein: MKRFFILIIVFIVGITALKAQSFAIGPQVGFIKSADADKSTIMPGVAIRLSLLGFGIEGAMYYKSEEFQNGAIKTKSYPINLTAMLSILPIVHAEAGIGWYNTQIDFTHLNSTYNSIKDETKTKPGYHFGAGVELPLGNLLLTGDIRYVFLDLSTSVSFKSNFSVIMVGAMFKL; this comes from the coding sequence ATGAAAAGGTTTTTCATTCTTATAATTGTGTTTATTGTTGGAATCACAGCACTTAAAGCACAGAGCTTCGCAATTGGTCCGCAGGTTGGTTTTATTAAATCAGCAGATGCCGATAAATCTACAATAATGCCAGGTGTGGCAATTCGTCTTAGTCTTCTTGGATTTGGTATTGAGGGTGCCATGTATTACAAGTCCGAAGAGTTTCAGAACGGAGCCATCAAAACAAAAAGCTATCCCATTAATCTCACTGCTATGTTGAGCATTTTACCGATAGTTCATGCAGAAGCCGGAATTGGATGGTATAATACTCAAATCGATTTTACACATTTGAACAGTACTTATAATTCTATTAAGGACGAAACAAAGACTAAACCTGGTTACCATTTCGGTGCGGGTGTAGAATTGCCATTGGGAAATTTACTTCTGACCGGAGATATTCGTTATGTTTTTCTTGATCTCTCCACGTCAGTAAGTTTCAAAAGCAATTTTTCTGTAATTATGGTTGGTGCCATGTTCAAACTATAA
- a CDS encoding YhcH/YjgK/YiaL family protein, with product MIFDQLKNAHLYFALGERITKALQYLSQTDFTNVEPGTYEIDGENIYAVVQEYNTKPSSSAKWEAHKKYIDIQYMVSGKEKMGFTDSKKVIVLQEYHDNKDLILYKGEGNFLIAEEGQFAIFFPTDIHMPQLALNIPKEVKKVVVKVRTDFIAESKHSEETDVNAEDLSSSPSIEE from the coding sequence ATGATTTTCGATCAGCTAAAAAACGCACATTTATATTTTGCACTCGGTGAAAGAATTACAAAAGCGCTTCAATATCTATCTCAAACCGACTTCACAAATGTTGAACCCGGCACTTACGAAATTGACGGAGAAAACATCTACGCAGTTGTGCAGGAATACAATACAAAACCGTCAAGTTCCGCAAAATGGGAAGCGCACAAGAAATATATTGATATTCAGTATATGGTTTCCGGAAAAGAAAAAATGGGATTTACGGATTCAAAAAAGGTAATAGTATTACAAGAATATCACGATAACAAGGATCTAATTCTTTATAAAGGCGAAGGAAATTTTTTAATTGCAGAAGAAGGACAATTTGCTATTTTCTTTCCGACAGATATTCATATGCCGCAATTAGCATTGAACATTCCAAAAGAAGTTAAAAAAGTTGTTGTAAAAGTGAGAACTGATTTTATTGCAGAGAGTAAACATTCTGAAGAAACTGATGTTAATGCAGAAGACCTAAGCTCATCTCCGTCTATAGAAGAATAA
- a CDS encoding FKBP-type peptidyl-prolyl cis-trans isomerase: protein MKLTKLLVMAVIMLSVVSAQNKKQTANKAAASVTLKTPGDSISYCIGQNIYSNLKDPMLQLNLNVLIQSLKDAANSKSVISQEKIVQVLTALNSKMQERQIAMQKEEEEKKKAEMAPLIEKNKKEGEAFLAENKKKEGVITTESGLQYKIITKGTGAEFPKATDQVKVHYKGTLLDGTEFDSSYKRNEPATFPLNRVIKGWTEGLQLMHVGDKYQFFIPYDLGYGEMGDGRNIPPSSVLLFEVELLDIVK, encoded by the coding sequence ATGAAGTTAACGAAATTATTGGTGATGGCAGTAATTATGCTGTCAGTAGTTTCTGCACAGAATAAAAAACAAACGGCAAATAAAGCTGCAGCTTCGGTTACATTGAAGACACCGGGAGATTCGATAAGTTATTGCATCGGTCAGAATATTTATAGCAATTTGAAAGATCCTATGTTACAGCTTAATCTGAATGTATTAATTCAGTCACTTAAAGATGCCGCTAATTCCAAATCGGTTATATCTCAAGAAAAAATAGTTCAGGTATTGACTGCACTAAATTCTAAAATGCAGGAACGCCAAATAGCCATGCAGAAAGAAGAAGAAGAAAAGAAGAAAGCAGAAATGGCTCCACTCATTGAAAAAAATAAAAAAGAAGGTGAAGCTTTCTTAGCTGAAAATAAAAAGAAAGAAGGCGTCATTACTACCGAAAGTGGTTTACAATATAAAATTATTACAAAAGGAACCGGAGCAGAATTCCCCAAGGCGACAGATCAGGTGAAGGTTCATTATAAAGGTACATTGCTTGATGGAACAGAATTCGACAGCTCTTACAAAAGAAACGAACCCGCAACTTTTCCACTTAACAGAGTTATTAAAGGATGGACCGAAGGTTTGCAGTTAATGCATGTTGGTGATAAGTATCAGTTTTTTATTCCTTATGATCTTGGATATGGCGAGATGGGGGATGGAAGAAATATCCCCCCTTCTTCCGTTTTGTTATTTGAAGTTGAATTGCTAGATATAGTAAAGTAG
- a CDS encoding DUF1028 domain-containing protein, which yields MKNKFLLIVFFLIQFAILNSQFSIISAQFYKSDSPFAHTYSIVAFDEKTGDMGVAVQSHWFSVGTSVTWGEAGVGVVATQSFVNPAFGPGGLALLKKGMTPQEVVDKLLKDDEGREFRQLAVLDSKGRAASFTGKYCIQPAGNIVGKNFSVQANLMSNERIWPAMAEAFKNSKGQLAERMLAALEAAQKEGGDIRGKQSAALLVVRAKSTGKVWEDRLVDLRVDDNDNPLVELSRLLSIHRAYEHMNNGDLAVEKNDMNRAMKEYSSAMKMFPDNLEMKFWTAVALANQGNLKEALPMFNEIFAKDKNWRDLIPRLLPNGLLKVNPEQLSEILK from the coding sequence ATGAAGAATAAATTTTTATTGATTGTTTTTTTCTTAATTCAATTCGCAATCTTGAATTCTCAATTCTCAATTATTAGCGCGCAATTCTATAAATCCGATTCACCTTTTGCGCATACTTATTCCATTGTTGCTTTCGATGAAAAAACCGGCGACATGGGCGTTGCAGTTCAATCTCATTGGTTCTCTGTAGGGACAAGTGTTACGTGGGGAGAAGCAGGAGTTGGTGTTGTTGCAACTCAATCTTTTGTCAATCCGGCTTTTGGGCCGGGCGGTCTTGCATTACTCAAAAAAGGAATGACCCCGCAAGAAGTTGTTGATAAATTACTCAAAGATGATGAGGGAAGAGAATTCCGTCAACTCGCCGTACTTGATTCTAAAGGAAGAGCCGCGTCTTTTACTGGAAAATATTGTATTCAGCCTGCCGGAAATATTGTTGGTAAAAACTTTTCCGTTCAAGCTAATCTTATGTCCAACGAACGGATCTGGCCGGCTATGGCAGAAGCATTTAAGAATTCAAAAGGACAATTAGCTGAAAGGATGCTCGCTGCACTTGAAGCGGCACAAAAGGAAGGAGGCGATATTCGCGGGAAACAATCCGCCGCTCTTTTAGTAGTACGTGCTAAATCAACCGGAAAAGTGTGGGAGGACCGTTTAGTTGATTTACGCGTTGATGATAATGATAATCCTTTAGTTGAATTAAGCAGATTACTCAGCATTCACCGCGCATACGAACATATGAATAACGGCGACCTTGCAGTTGAAAAAAACGATATGAATCGTGCGATGAAAGAATATTCTTCGGCTATGAAAATGTTTCCGGATAATCTTGAGATGAAATTTTGGACCGCAGTTGCACTCGCCAATCAAGGAAACCTAAAAGAAGCTTTACCGATGTTCAACGAAATTTTTGCAAAGGATAAAAACTGGAGAGACTTAATTCCCCGCCTTCTTCCAAATGGATTGTTGAAAGTCAATCCGGAACAGTTGAGCGAAATTCTGAAATAA
- a CDS encoding MFS transporter — MEFSLNTKDAYASLRIKDYRRFVAARFLLTFGIQMQSVIVGWQIYELTHDALSLGLIGMAEAIPFLCIALFAGHVADKINRKNIILSSTFVYFVCAISLFLVATRFHTSLSLYGTIPIYTIIFITGIARGFIFPATSAFAAQLVPKELFGNASTWSSVVWHIAAVTGPAVGGLVYGFFGVGYAYFLVISFVALGWFFFYFIEKKPLPEKTKVETIWQSLSSGLKFVFNNQIILSAISLDMFAVFFGGAVSVLPIFADQVLHTGAKGLGFLRAAPAVGSIIMSLSLAHNPPFKHAGRNLLIGVFGFGVSIILFAISKNFYVSLFVLMTSGMFDNVSVIIRSTIIQVYTPDEMRGRVSSVNSLFIGSSNELGSFESGVAAKLMGLIPSVIFGGSMTLAVVTAVRKLAPNLRKLKL; from the coding sequence ATGGAGTTTAGTCTAAATACAAAAGACGCGTATGCATCATTAAGAATAAAGGATTACAGAAGATTTGTTGCGGCGCGTTTCCTTCTAACATTCGGTATCCAGATGCAATCGGTTATTGTCGGTTGGCAGATTTATGAACTTACTCATGATGCTCTTTCACTTGGATTAATAGGTATGGCAGAAGCTATACCGTTTTTATGTATTGCTCTTTTTGCCGGGCATGTAGCCGATAAAATAAATCGGAAAAATATTATTCTTTCTTCAACATTTGTTTACTTTGTCTGTGCAATTTCGCTTTTTCTTGTAGCGACCCGCTTTCATACATCGTTGAGTTTGTACGGTACTATTCCGATTTATACAATAATCTTTATAACAGGAATTGCGCGTGGATTTATTTTCCCAGCAACCAGTGCTTTTGCTGCCCAATTAGTACCTAAAGAACTTTTTGGCAATGCATCAACTTGGAGTAGTGTGGTATGGCATATTGCGGCTGTTACCGGTCCTGCTGTTGGCGGACTTGTTTATGGTTTCTTCGGTGTAGGATATGCATACTTTTTAGTAATAAGTTTTGTTGCACTCGGATGGTTCTTTTTTTACTTCATAGAAAAGAAACCTTTACCGGAAAAAACAAAAGTTGAAACAATCTGGCAAAGCTTATCTTCAGGACTAAAATTTGTATTCAATAACCAGATCATACTTAGCGCTATTAGTCTTGATATGTTCGCGGTATTTTTTGGTGGTGCAGTCTCGGTGTTGCCGATCTTTGCTGATCAGGTACTTCATACCGGCGCTAAAGGATTAGGATTCTTGCGAGCGGCACCAGCTGTGGGTTCTATAATTATGTCTTTGTCGCTGGCTCATAATCCTCCGTTCAAACATGCCGGCAGGAATCTTTTAATCGGCGTTTTCGGATTCGGTGTGTCAATCATTCTTTTCGCAATATCCAAAAACTTTTATGTTTCTCTCTTTGTACTTATGACCAGCGGTATGTTTGATAATGTAAGTGTGATAATCCGAAGTACGATAATACAAGTTTATACTCCAGATGAAATGCGGGGGCGGGTTTCATCTGTCAATAGTCTTTTCATCGGCTCTTCCAACGAGCTGGGTTCGTTTGAATCCGGTGTTGCGGCAAAATTGATGGGATTGATTCCTTCAGTGATCTTTGGAGGAAGTATGACGCTTGCGGTAGTAACTGCTGTGAGAAAGCTGGCGCCAAATTTACGCAAACTGAAATTGTAA
- a CDS encoding 4Fe-4S dicluster domain-containing protein: MNNSLLRKIRIVVSLIFFITTTFLLIDIYGTLSPGISNKIIFLQFVPSVLKFITILSVSAIGFGIIIVLTILFGRIYCSSVCPLGIFQDVVNWISGKIKRKKKRRFDFSKEQKLLRIVLLAIPIVIFFFGSSLAINLIDPYSIYGRFSGNFFRPILVGTNNLTAFIFESFKLYSVYPYSLKVFNLIPFIITALFFVFVMVMAWKKGRLYCNTVCPVGTLLGYISKVSLFKIVINHEECLNCGICAKECKASCIDSVNKSVDMSRCVACFDCIPSCPTEGITYSISYGKKNIPGTSAKKDRIDNSKREFLSKTSLYFLSLSVLAAQVQKKIIVTKPSTKPIFRKSAVSPPGSIGVEKFNSKCTACHLCVSSCPTQVLQPSFLEYGFLGILQPRMDNTTGFCNFECKICGDVCPTGAILPFELDKKKLTQIGKAKFVKDNCIVQTQKTDCGACSEHCPTKAVHMIPFEGTLVIPEVRDDYCIGCGACEYACPTKPYKAIYVEGNRWHQLAKKNLELKKQEVINTKEDFPF; encoded by the coding sequence ATGAATAATTCTCTTTTGCGGAAAATTAGAATAGTTGTCTCGCTAATTTTTTTTATAACAACAACTTTTTTACTTATAGATATCTACGGTACTCTATCCCCGGGTATTTCTAACAAAATTATATTTCTACAATTTGTTCCGTCTGTACTAAAATTCATTACAATACTTTCTGTTAGTGCCATTGGTTTTGGGATAATAATAGTTCTTACAATTTTATTCGGTAGAATTTATTGTTCCTCGGTATGTCCGCTAGGTATTTTTCAAGATGTCGTCAATTGGATCTCCGGAAAAATTAAGCGGAAAAAGAAACGCAGATTTGACTTTTCGAAAGAACAAAAGCTATTGCGAATTGTTCTTCTCGCAATTCCAATTGTAATATTTTTTTTCGGAAGTTCGCTGGCAATTAATCTGATTGATCCTTACAGCATTTATGGAAGATTTTCCGGAAATTTTTTTCGCCCCATTCTAGTTGGAACAAACAATTTAACCGCATTTATTTTTGAGTCGTTCAAATTATATTCGGTTTATCCTTACAGCCTAAAAGTATTCAATCTTATTCCATTTATTATCACAGCTCTGTTTTTCGTTTTTGTGATGGTGATGGCTTGGAAGAAAGGAAGATTGTACTGCAATACTGTTTGTCCCGTTGGAACACTGCTCGGCTACATCTCAAAGGTTTCTTTGTTTAAAATTGTAATCAATCACGAAGAATGTTTAAACTGTGGTATTTGCGCTAAAGAATGCAAAGCAAGCTGCATCGACAGCGTAAACAAATCAGTTGATATGAGCAGGTGCGTTGCATGTTTTGATTGCATCCCGTCTTGTCCTACGGAAGGAATTACTTACAGTATCTCTTACGGTAAAAAAAATATACCAGGCACATCAGCTAAGAAAGACAGAATTGATAATTCCAAACGGGAATTCTTATCAAAAACATCTCTCTACTTTTTATCGTTGTCGGTCTTGGCGGCGCAAGTTCAAAAAAAAATAATAGTTACTAAACCGAGTACAAAACCCATTTTTAGAAAAAGTGCGGTTTCGCCGCCAGGTTCTATCGGCGTTGAAAAGTTTAATAGCAAATGTACTGCATGTCATCTTTGTGTAAGTTCATGTCCTACACAAGTCTTGCAGCCTTCATTTCTTGAATACGGATTCCTTGGAATTCTACAACCGAGGATGGATAACACAACCGGCTTTTGCAATTTCGAATGTAAAATTTGCGGCGATGTTTGTCCAACCGGAGCTATCCTTCCATTCGAACTTGATAAGAAAAAATTAACACAGATCGGCAAAGCAAAATTTGTCAAAGATAATTGTATTGTTCAAACTCAGAAAACAGATTGCGGCGCATGCAGTGAACATTGCCCCACCAAAGCTGTTCACATGATTCCATTTGAAGGTACTTTGGTAATTCCCGAAGTAAGAGATGATTATTGCATTGGTTGCGGTGCATGTGAATATGCTTGCCCAACTAAACCTTACAAAGCAATTTATGTTGAAGGAAACCGTTGGCATCAGCTTGCGAAGAAAAATCTGGAGTTAAAGAAACAAGAAGTTATCAATACCAAAGAAGATTTCCCGTTCTAA
- a CDS encoding DUF362 domain-containing protein has protein sequence MDRRNFLKTGLLAGASLTVPGIYGNYFAKSSKVISSSYDLIAIKNGEPEVMFDKGIEQLGGMKAFVKKNQKVLIKPNIGWDVGPERGGNTNPKLVKRIIEHCYEAGAKDVYVFDHTCDDWRRSYSNSGIEKAVKDAGGKIVSGDTENYYQSVSIKDGKVLTKGKVHELVLDSDVFINVPILKSHSSARLTACLKNMMGVVWDRGYWHRNDLHQCIADYGTYSKKPTLNIVDAYYVMKQNGPRGVSVDDVALMKSQIISTDMVASDAAAAKLFGIEPDSVSYIKIAGAMGVGKKDLNALNIKRIIL, from the coding sequence ATGGATCGTAGAAATTTTCTAAAGACAGGATTGCTTGCCGGTGCGTCACTTACTGTCCCGGGTATATATGGCAATTATTTCGCAAAAAGCAGTAAGGTAATATCTTCTAGCTACGATCTTATTGCAATAAAAAATGGTGAACCGGAAGTGATGTTCGATAAGGGAATCGAACAACTTGGCGGTATGAAAGCTTTTGTTAAGAAAAATCAAAAAGTATTAATTAAACCGAACATTGGCTGGGATGTTGGTCCGGAGAGAGGCGGCAATACTAATCCAAAACTTGTGAAGCGTATAATTGAGCACTGTTATGAAGCCGGAGCCAAAGATGTTTATGTGTTCGATCATACATGCGATGATTGGAGAAGAAGCTATTCAAACAGCGGAATTGAAAAAGCAGTTAAAGATGCCGGCGGGAAAATTGTTTCCGGAGATACAGAAAATTATTACCAGAGTGTTTCTATAAAAGACGGAAAAGTTCTGACAAAGGGAAAAGTTCATGAACTTGTTCTTGATAGCGATGTTTTTATTAACGTACCGATTCTTAAAAGTCATAGTTCTGCCAGACTAACAGCCTGTTTAAAAAATATGATGGGAGTTGTCTGGGACCGCGGATATTGGCACCGCAACGATCTGCATCAATGTATCGCTGATTACGGAACGTATTCAAAAAAACCGACATTAAATATAGTTGATGCATATTACGTAATGAAACAAAATGGACCGCGCGGTGTTTCGGTTGATGATGTGGCTTTGATGAAATCCCAGATTATTTCAACCGACATGGTCGCATCGGATGCGGCAGCTGCAAAACTTTTTGGTATTGAACCGGATTCAGTTTCATATATAAAGATTGCGGGCGCAATGGGTGTAGGGAAAAAAGATTTAAATGCTCTGAATATCAAACGTATAATTTTGTGA
- a CDS encoding acyl-CoA thioesterase: protein MLPESNPIYSIFETEIIVRPDDIDMNNHVHNSKYLDYLLMARYDQMMKDYKVPMEEFIKLGYSWVASATYIEFKREIKLGDKIVVRTQVNSYENSQVKVNFWIVKKEKNKIAAEGYAVYTMVSTSSGKPVRIPEEIIQRYTI, encoded by the coding sequence ATGCTTCCGGAATCCAATCCGATTTATTCAATCTTCGAGACTGAGATAATTGTACGTCCCGACGACATCGATATGAATAATCACGTGCACAATTCAAAGTACTTAGATTACTTGTTGATGGCGCGTTACGACCAGATGATGAAAGATTATAAAGTTCCGATGGAAGAATTTATTAAACTCGGTTACTCGTGGGTTGCATCAGCGACTTATATAGAGTTCAAACGTGAAATAAAACTTGGGGATAAGATTGTTGTCCGTACGCAAGTAAATTCTTATGAAAACTCGCAAGTGAAAGTGAATTTTTGGATTGTAAAAAAAGAGAAAAACAAGATTGCTGCAGAAGGTTATGCTGTTTATACAATGGTTTCAACCTCATCTGGTAAACCGGTCAGAATACCTGAAGAGATAATTCAGAGATACACGATTTAA